ATTGGCAATCAAAAAATCATAGTAGTCTTGATCTCCTTTGCCAGGGATTTTCATCGCCAAACGGATGGAGCTTTGAAGACTATCCGCACGCTCAATAAAGATGTTAGATTCGGGGCTTGATGGATGCAGGGTCGACCCTTCATTTCTCTCAGCCATCGACCAATTCTCCAGCATTTTTTCCAAACCTTGAATCATTTTAGATTCCAGGTTTCCAGACAAATAAACTTGTGGGTTGTTGAACATCCAGCCTTCATAAAAATCCAGCAAATCCTGTCTGGAAATTTCATCCAGCACTTCTTCAGTTTGCGCCGATCCGTATGGATAGTCAAGTCCAAAAAGTGCCTCTCTTATTTTTTTAGAGGCAAGCGTATCATTTTTCTTGTTATTGACCTGAATTTGGTCTTTCCTGATGGACCGTAGGGTATCTAATGATTCTTGAGGAAAGGTAGCCTCTGTGAGTATCTCATTGAGTAAGGAGATAACTTGATCAAAAGTACGATTGACTCCAAAAACAGAAATAGAAATGTCATCAAAATCAGGGCTGATCTCCACGAAAGCACCTAAAGAATCAAAAGCCTCAGAAATTTCCTTGGCACTTCGGTTCTTAGTGCCTTCCATCAGCATCTTGGCAGCAAACCAGGAAACTGTTGGTTTGCTCTCGTACCAAATACCAGAGGCAAGTTTAACCTCTACTTTGAATACTGGCTGAACACCAGCATCCAGTGTAAAGAGTTGAATTCCGTTATTTAATTGTTTTGTTTGAGCCTCCTGAAGTGGAGCATAAATAATCTCCCCGGCTGGTGGGGCTATGGTCCTATCTAGCATGAAATTAATTCAAGTCTTCTCCTGTATCTCCCTTG
This is a stretch of genomic DNA from Reichenbachiella ulvae. It encodes these proteins:
- a CDS encoding M16 family metallopeptidase, which encodes MLDRTIAPPAGEIIYAPLQEAQTKQLNNGIQLFTLDAGVQPVFKVEVKLASGIWYESKPTVSWFAAKMLMEGTKNRSAKEISEAFDSLGAFVEISPDFDDISISVFGVNRTFDQVISLLNEILTEATFPQESLDTLRSIRKDQIQVNNKKNDTLASKKIREALFGLDYPYGSAQTEEVLDEISRQDLLDFYEGWMFNNPQVYLSGNLESKMIQGLEKMLENWSMAERNEGSTLHPSSPESNIFIERADSLQSSIRLAMKIPGKGDQDYYDFLIANTFLGGYFGSRLMKNIREEKGYTYGISSYPVHLKHQSFGVISTDVKAEYTQCTLDEIQKEIELLRTEGPSAEEIETVSNYLAGAFLSSIDTPFQLMKRFQQVNDFGLDYSYYEQYFEALKSIDAKRIQKVVANYLDQNQLYSSIVGRF